One Lacunisphaera limnophila DNA window includes the following coding sequences:
- the allB gene encoding allantoinase AllB gives MPRKRETLTPVEPETLDLIVRGGRVVTPDGIHAVELGLLEGRIVRVAESITDPTHAELDAAGRYVFPGIVDAHVHFNEPGRAEWEGLAHGSLALAAGGGTCFFDMPLNSEPPVLDAAGLRTKRALAEQLACTDFALWGGLVPGNLDKLAGLRDAGAIGLKAFMSDSGIASFPRVDAKSLYEGMKRAAKLGLLVAVHAEDDALATQFTAAQRAKKKTDAKAWLASRPVEVELAAIRQATEFAGETGCALHIVHVSSPEGVALITEARAQRVDVTAETCSHYLLLNDKDVAKLGAPAKCAPPIRDEKRRLALWDDLRAGQIHTVGSDHSPAPPDLKTSPNFFEIWGGIGGVQHGFQLLLNACATTADRDFPLLAAVLARNVARRFRLDSRKGLLAEGMDADFCLIELGAARKITADDLWTRHKISPYLGRPSRVRVTDTYVRGRPVWADGRVASGAPKGQFLRPITT, from the coding sequence ATGCCCCGTAAACGCGAGACCCTCACCCCCGTCGAGCCCGAGACGCTCGACCTGATCGTGCGCGGCGGACGGGTCGTTACACCCGACGGCATCCATGCCGTGGAACTCGGCCTCCTCGAGGGCCGGATCGTGCGCGTGGCCGAGTCCATCACCGACCCCACCCACGCCGAGCTCGACGCCGCCGGCCGCTACGTCTTCCCGGGCATCGTCGACGCCCACGTCCACTTCAACGAGCCCGGCCGCGCCGAGTGGGAGGGCCTCGCCCACGGCTCGCTCGCCCTCGCCGCCGGCGGCGGCACCTGCTTCTTCGACATGCCGCTCAACTCCGAGCCGCCCGTGCTCGACGCCGCCGGCCTGCGCACCAAGCGCGCCCTCGCCGAGCAGCTCGCCTGCACCGACTTCGCCCTCTGGGGCGGCCTCGTGCCCGGCAACCTCGACAAGCTCGCCGGCCTCCGCGACGCCGGCGCCATCGGCCTCAAGGCCTTCATGTCCGACAGCGGCATCGCCAGCTTCCCCCGCGTCGACGCCAAATCCCTTTATGAGGGCATGAAACGCGCCGCCAAACTCGGCCTCCTCGTGGCCGTCCACGCCGAGGACGACGCCCTCGCGACCCAGTTCACCGCCGCCCAGCGCGCCAAAAAGAAAACTGACGCCAAGGCCTGGCTCGCCTCCCGCCCGGTCGAGGTCGAGCTCGCCGCCATCCGCCAGGCCACCGAGTTCGCCGGCGAGACCGGCTGCGCCCTCCACATCGTCCACGTCAGCAGCCCCGAGGGCGTCGCCCTCATCACCGAGGCCCGCGCCCAGCGCGTGGACGTGACCGCCGAGACCTGCTCCCACTACCTCCTCCTCAACGACAAGGACGTCGCGAAGCTCGGCGCGCCCGCCAAGTGTGCCCCGCCCATCCGCGATGAGAAACGCCGCCTCGCCCTCTGGGACGACCTCCGCGCCGGCCAGATCCACACCGTCGGCTCCGACCACTCGCCCGCGCCACCGGACCTGAAGACCTCGCCGAATTTCTTCGAGATCTGGGGCGGCATCGGCGGCGTGCAACACGGGTTCCAGCTCCTGCTCAACGCCTGCGCCACCACCGCCGACCGGGACTTCCCGCTCCTCGCCGCCGTCCTCGCCCGCAACGTCGCCCGCCGCTTCCGCTTGGACAGCCGCAAGGGCCTGCTCGCCGAGGGCATGGACGCCGACTTCTGCCTCATCGAGCTCGGCGCCGCCCGCAAGATCACCGCCGACGATCTCTGGACCCGCCACAAAATCAGCCCGTACCTCGGCCGCCCCTCCCGCGTCCGCGTCACGGACACCTACGTGCGCGGCCGCCCCGTCTGGGCCGACGGCAGGGTTGCATCCGGCGCCCCCAAGGGTCAGTTTCTGCGGCCAATCACCACCTGA
- a CDS encoding allantoate amidohydrolase, translated as MPHAAQQLARRLDELGRVTDEPGRLTRTFLSPAMERANALVGKWMQEAGLTVREDDTGNLIGRLPAGPALVAGATRTRKPKTLLLGSHLDTVRNAGRFDGALGVVLPIVALAELKRRGVTLPFAVEVLGFSEEEAVRFTGAYLGSKAYTGRLRAADLLLTDSRANTLREVIEAHAGHHYTPPKAAHRRGDLLGYVEVHIEQGPVLEDRKLAVGVVSAIASQTRGRLTFRGRAGHAGTTPMNLRRDALAGAAEFILFAEKYAGGRPPLVATVGTLAVPSGAANVIPGETVLSLDVRHPDDTACRRAVDHLIAEAQDIARRRGLTLAWQQTMKHRATPCSPELTAALDRSVRAVQGKSLALVSGAGHDGVIMADLTPIAMLFVRCRDGLSHHPDEYAAPADLAVALQVMVDFLERLAADFAKERG; from the coding sequence ATGCCCCACGCTGCGCAGCAACTCGCCCGCCGGCTCGACGAGCTCGGCCGGGTGACCGATGAACCCGGCCGCCTCACCCGCACCTTCCTCTCGCCCGCGATGGAGCGGGCCAACGCCCTCGTCGGAAAATGGATGCAGGAGGCCGGCCTCACCGTCCGCGAGGACGACACCGGCAATCTCATCGGCCGGCTGCCCGCCGGCCCGGCGCTGGTCGCAGGGGCGACCCGAACGCGCAAACCCAAGACCCTCCTCCTGGGTTCCCACTTGGATACCGTGCGCAACGCCGGCCGCTTCGACGGCGCGCTGGGGGTCGTCCTCCCCATTGTCGCGCTCGCCGAGCTCAAGCGCCGCGGCGTCACGCTGCCATTCGCGGTCGAGGTGCTCGGTTTCTCCGAGGAGGAAGCCGTGCGTTTCACCGGCGCCTACCTCGGCAGCAAGGCCTACACCGGCCGCCTCCGTGCGGCCGACCTCCTGCTCACCGATTCCCGCGCCAACACCCTGCGCGAGGTGATCGAGGCCCACGCCGGCCACCACTACACCCCGCCCAAGGCCGCCCACCGCCGCGGTGACCTGCTCGGCTACGTCGAGGTCCACATCGAGCAGGGCCCGGTGCTCGAGGACCGCAAGCTCGCCGTCGGCGTCGTCTCGGCCATCGCCAGCCAGACCCGCGGCCGCCTGACTTTCCGCGGCCGCGCCGGCCACGCCGGCACCACGCCGATGAACCTGCGCCGTGATGCCCTTGCCGGCGCCGCCGAGTTCATTCTCTTCGCCGAGAAATACGCCGGCGGCCGCCCGCCGCTGGTCGCCACCGTGGGCACCCTCGCCGTCCCCTCGGGCGCCGCCAACGTCATCCCGGGCGAGACCGTCCTCAGCCTTGACGTCCGCCACCCCGACGACACCGCCTGCCGCCGCGCCGTGGATCACCTCATCGCGGAGGCGCAGGACATCGCCCGCCGCCGCGGCCTCACCCTCGCGTGGCAGCAGACCATGAAGCACCGTGCCACCCCGTGCTCGCCCGAGCTCACCGCGGCCCTCGACCGCAGTGTCCGGGCCGTGCAGGGCAAATCCCTCGCCCTGGTCAGTGGCGCGGGCCACGACGGCGTCATCATGGCCGACCTCACCCCCATCGCCATGCTCTTCGTGCGCTGCCGCGACGGCCTTAGCCACCACCCCGACGAATACGCCGCCCCCGCCGACCTCGCCGTCGCCCTCCAAGTGATGGTGGACTTCCTGGAACGGCTGGCCGCGGATTTCGCGAAAGAACGCGGATGA
- the uraH gene encoding hydroxyisourate hydrolase, with protein sequence MPGKLSTHVLDLTTGRPAAGMRIELWNLDGKPHQLKAVVTNLDGRTDEPLLASDTMVVGTYELLFFVKDYFVTHHKDSPFLDRVPVRFALADAKASYHVPLLVTPWAYQTYRGS encoded by the coding sequence ATGCCCGGCAAACTCTCCACACACGTCCTCGACCTCACCACCGGCCGCCCCGCCGCCGGCATGCGCATCGAACTCTGGAACCTCGACGGCAAACCGCACCAGCTCAAGGCCGTCGTCACCAACCTCGACGGGCGCACCGACGAGCCCCTCCTCGCCTCCGACACCATGGTCGTCGGCACCTACGAGCTCCTCTTCTTCGTGAAGGATTACTTCGTCACGCACCACAAGGACAGCCCCTTCCTCGACCGCGTGCCCGTCCGCTTCGCCCTCGCCGACGCGAAGGCCAGCTACCACGTCCCCCTGCTCGTCACCCCCTGGGCCTACCAGACCTACCGCGGAAGCTGA
- the uraD gene encoding 2-oxo-4-hydroxy-4-carboxy-5-ureidoimidazoline decarboxylase → MPVTLSSLNQSDQADFTAALGHLFEHSPWVAEETWPQRPFADADALHAALCRTMRAAPREQQLALIRAHPDLAGRLAQQKQLTAESTREQASAGLDRLTDAELAAFTRQNDTYKARFGFPFIICARLNAKAAILEAMATRVNHSPETEFTTALGEIEKIARLRLGDVLKQD, encoded by the coding sequence ATGCCGGTAACGCTTTCCAGTCTTAATCAATCTGACCAAGCCGACTTCACCGCGGCCTTGGGCCATTTGTTTGAGCACTCCCCCTGGGTCGCCGAGGAAACCTGGCCCCAGCGCCCCTTCGCCGACGCCGACGCCCTCCACGCCGCCCTCTGCCGGACGATGCGCGCCGCTCCGCGCGAGCAACAGCTCGCCCTCATCCGCGCCCACCCCGACCTCGCCGGCCGCCTCGCCCAGCAAAAGCAGCTCACCGCCGAATCAACCCGGGAACAGGCCAGCGCCGGCCTCGACCGCCTGACTGACGCCGAGCTCGCCGCCTTCACCCGCCAGAACGACACCTACAAGGCCCGGTTCGGTTTCCCTTTCATCATCTGCGCCCGCCTCAACGCCAAGGCTGCCATCCTGGAGGCCATGGCCACCCGGGTGAATCATTCCCCCGAGACCGAATTCACCACCGCCCTCGGTGAGATCGAAAAAATCGCCCGCCTCCGTCTGGGAGACGTCCTGAAGCAGGATTGA
- the aceB gene encoding malate synthase A: protein MSSYPIIGGLEIRGPLHPGYTGILTPEACAFVAGLCEHFGPRRLELLARRVERQRAIDAGQLPDFLPETAAIRGGDWQVAPIPPDLLDRRTEITGPVDRKMAINALNSGAQCWMADFEDANSPTWENCLDGQVNMHDAARLTLAYTSPEGKKYALKDKIAVIIARPRGWHMEEKHVHFRGARISASLFDWGLYFFHNARALLARGSGPYFYLPKLESHLEARLWNDVFLHAQAALGIPRGSVRATMLIETITGAFEAEEILYELREHASGLNCGRWDYMFSMVKKLRNRPGYMFPDRTLITMDVPFLRAYVTHVINVCHRHGAYAMGGMAAQIPIKGDPAANAAALAKVRADKTREVKAGHDGTWVAHPGLVQTALEAFGEHMKGAHQLHVIHATKVTAADLLAPLQGPITEAGVRWNLHVGVRYLEAWLGGSGAEPIHHLMEDLATAEISRSQLWQWLKFGAKLADGRPVTAALYDALLPAELAAIRAEYGDERYNAGRFPEAVSLFMRMSQSPDFDEFLSLPAYELLP from the coding sequence ATGAGTTCTTACCCGATCATCGGCGGCCTCGAAATCCGCGGCCCCTTGCACCCAGGCTACACCGGCATCCTGACGCCCGAGGCCTGCGCCTTCGTCGCCGGCCTCTGCGAGCACTTCGGCCCGCGCCGTCTCGAGCTGCTCGCCCGCCGCGTCGAGCGCCAGCGCGCCATCGACGCCGGCCAACTGCCCGACTTTCTGCCCGAAACCGCCGCCATCCGCGGCGGCGACTGGCAGGTCGCCCCCATCCCGCCCGACCTCCTCGACCGCCGCACCGAAATCACCGGCCCCGTTGACCGCAAGATGGCCATCAACGCCCTCAACTCCGGCGCCCAGTGCTGGATGGCCGACTTTGAGGACGCTAACTCCCCGACCTGGGAAAACTGCCTCGACGGCCAGGTCAACATGCACGACGCGGCCCGGCTCACCCTCGCCTACACCTCGCCCGAGGGGAAAAAGTATGCGCTGAAGGACAAGATCGCCGTCATCATCGCCCGCCCGCGCGGCTGGCACATGGAGGAGAAACACGTCCACTTCCGCGGCGCCCGCATCTCCGCCTCGCTCTTCGACTGGGGCCTCTACTTCTTCCACAACGCCCGGGCGCTCCTGGCCCGCGGCAGCGGGCCCTACTTCTACCTGCCCAAGCTCGAGAGCCACCTCGAGGCCCGCCTCTGGAACGATGTCTTTCTCCACGCCCAAGCCGCCCTCGGCATCCCGCGCGGCAGCGTCCGCGCCACCATGCTCATCGAGACGATCACCGGCGCCTTCGAAGCCGAGGAAATCCTCTACGAGCTCCGCGAGCACGCCTCCGGCCTCAACTGCGGTCGCTGGGACTACATGTTCAGCATGGTGAAGAAGCTCCGCAACCGCCCCGGCTATATGTTCCCGGACCGCACGCTCATCACCATGGACGTGCCCTTCCTCCGCGCCTACGTCACCCACGTCATCAACGTCTGCCACCGCCACGGCGCCTACGCCATGGGCGGCATGGCCGCCCAGATCCCGATCAAGGGCGACCCCGCCGCCAACGCCGCCGCCCTCGCGAAGGTCCGCGCCGACAAGACCCGCGAGGTCAAAGCCGGCCACGACGGCACCTGGGTCGCCCACCCGGGCCTGGTCCAGACCGCCCTCGAGGCCTTCGGTGAGCACATGAAGGGGGCGCACCAGCTCCACGTCATCCATGCCACGAAGGTCACCGCGGCCGACCTCCTCGCGCCGCTCCAAGGCCCGATCACCGAGGCCGGTGTCCGCTGGAACCTCCACGTCGGCGTCCGTTACCTCGAGGCCTGGCTCGGCGGCTCCGGCGCCGAGCCCATCCATCACCTCATGGAGGATCTCGCCACCGCGGAGATCTCCCGCTCCCAGCTCTGGCAATGGCTGAAATTCGGCGCGAAGCTCGCCGACGGCCGCCCAGTCACGGCCGCGCTCTACGACGCCCTTCTCCCCGCCGAACTCGCCGCCATCCGCGCCGAGTACGGCGACGAACGCTACAACGCCGGCCGCTTCCCCGAGGCCGTCAGCCTCTTCATGCGCATGTCCCAGAGCCCCGACTTCGACGAGTTCCTCTCCCTCCCCGCCTACGAACTCCTGCCCTGA
- a CDS encoding nucleoside deaminase yields the protein MARLLLSSVPMTQDEFMHEAIKLAEDGMHGGRGGPFGCVVVRAGEIVGRGQNRVTSTNDPTAHAEVTAIRDACTNLNTFQLTDCELYTSCEPCPMCLAAVYWARIPTVYYGNTRADAAAIGFDDDFIYQQVPLPPEKRTVRMTPLQREKALTTFQAWAAKADKVRY from the coding sequence ATGGCCCGGCTCTTGCTTTCGTCCGTGCCCATGACCCAGGACGAATTCATGCATGAGGCCATCAAGCTTGCCGAGGATGGCATGCACGGCGGGCGCGGCGGCCCGTTTGGGTGCGTGGTGGTGCGCGCGGGTGAGATCGTGGGGCGCGGGCAGAACCGCGTGACCTCGACCAACGACCCGACGGCGCACGCGGAGGTCACGGCCATCCGCGACGCCTGCACCAACCTGAACACCTTCCAGCTGACCGACTGCGAACTCTACACCAGCTGCGAGCCCTGTCCGATGTGCCTGGCGGCCGTCTACTGGGCGCGGATCCCGACGGTGTATTACGGCAACACGCGGGCCGATGCCGCGGCGATCGGCTTTGATGACGACTTCATCTACCAGCAGGTCCCGTTGCCGCCGGAGAAGCGGACGGTCCGGATGACCCCGCTGCAGCGCGAGAAGGCCCTGACGACCTTCCAGGCCTGGGCGGCCAAGGCCGACAAGGTCCGGTACTGA
- a CDS encoding adenosine deaminase family protein produces MRIPCLLLCLVASASAASFSPRFEEIKRTATPAQLYTFLYALPKGGDLHNHLGGSALPEWWYAIATDPARNGGDTFYTRTRFHAVPGTGVTLILYHTLRQHGYDALSPELQADYTRLDRLTPEQKQGWLDSLRLDRTGEGRDEFFTWIWPRMGQLHQNLTVVGEILVEVIKAYGAEGMRYLETQQGAMGFADNAGKPIPPADAAAYFRTRLAQPDAIATGVTVRFQSTVLRFLPNAEFQLENLYQFVDANRDLWVGINMAGIEENNKGHPARFLAKYRELRSRYPTLALSIHGGEMDGPDSHVRDTLLLGASRIGHGLNLIQDPDTLLLLQQTRRVLVEINLISNRLLEYIPDPAKHPFPEYLRTGIPVCLNTDDRGMWDSNLTDEYFTAVKHYNLSWDELVQLGRNSLVFSFAQPEVKAKLLADYEAAVAAFEAKFLPADSLTRPADVKPVTYGYAQRTWGLSF; encoded by the coding sequence ATGAGAATCCCCTGCCTGCTTCTCTGCCTCGTCGCCTCCGCCTCGGCCGCCTCCTTCTCCCCCCGCTTTGAGGAGATCAAGCGCACCGCCACGCCGGCGCAGCTCTACACCTTCCTCTACGCCCTGCCCAAGGGCGGCGACCTGCACAACCACCTCGGCGGCTCCGCCCTCCCCGAGTGGTGGTACGCCATCGCGACCGACCCGGCGCGCAACGGCGGTGACACGTTCTACACGCGCACCCGCTTCCACGCCGTGCCCGGCACCGGCGTGACGCTCATCCTCTACCACACCCTCCGCCAGCACGGCTACGACGCCCTCAGCCCTGAGCTCCAGGCCGACTACACCCGCCTCGACCGCCTCACGCCGGAGCAGAAACAGGGCTGGCTCGATTCCCTCCGCCTCGACCGCACCGGCGAGGGCCGCGACGAATTCTTCACCTGGATCTGGCCGCGCATGGGCCAGTTGCACCAGAATCTTACCGTGGTCGGCGAGATCCTGGTCGAGGTCATCAAGGCCTACGGCGCCGAGGGCATGCGCTACCTCGAGACCCAGCAAGGCGCGATGGGCTTCGCCGATAATGCGGGCAAGCCGATCCCGCCCGCCGACGCCGCCGCGTATTTCCGCACCCGCCTCGCCCAGCCCGACGCCATCGCCACCGGCGTGACCGTGCGCTTCCAATCCACCGTGTTGCGCTTCCTGCCCAACGCGGAATTCCAGCTGGAAAACCTGTACCAGTTCGTCGACGCCAACCGCGACCTCTGGGTCGGCATCAACATGGCCGGCATCGAGGAAAACAACAAGGGCCACCCCGCCCGCTTCCTCGCCAAGTACCGCGAGCTGCGCAGCCGGTACCCCACCCTCGCCCTGTCCATCCACGGCGGCGAGATGGACGGACCCGATTCGCACGTCCGCGACACCCTCCTCCTCGGCGCCTCCCGCATCGGCCATGGCCTGAATCTCATCCAGGACCCCGACACCCTGCTCCTCCTCCAGCAGACCCGCCGCGTGCTGGTCGAGATCAACCTCATCTCCAACCGCCTGCTCGAGTACATCCCCGACCCGGCGAAACACCCCTTCCCCGAGTATCTCCGCACCGGCATCCCCGTCTGCCTCAACACCGACGATCGCGGCATGTGGGATTCCAACCTCACCGACGAGTACTTCACCGCCGTGAAGCACTACAACCTGTCCTGGGACGAACTCGTCCAGCTCGGTCGCAACTCCCTGGTCTTCTCCTTCGCCCAGCCCGAGGTGAAGGCCAAGCTCCTCGCCGACTACGAGGCCGCCGTCGCCGCCTTCGAGGCGAAATTTCTTCCCGCCGATTCCCTCACCCGCCCCGCTGACGTGAAGCCCGTCACCTACGGCTACGCGCAGCGCACCTGGGGCCTGTCGTTCTGA
- a CDS encoding solute carrier family 23 protein, protein MLNRLYRLPENGTTVARELSAGLTTFAAMAYILAVNPAILAAAGMPQAALITVTALTAAVSTLIMGFMTNYPLALAPGMGINAYFAFTICLGLGVSWQSALGLVFVNGCIFLALSVTGVREKIIAAIPHQLKLAITCGIGLFIAFIGLKNGGIVVASPATFVTHGDFGTPAVLLCFGGILLTAVLVARKVPGAIILSILAVTLAGLFVSNGQGGTVTTMPGSLFSLPSSPLPTMFQLNFDLLLHDFGKALPIILTLLLVDMFDNIGTLIGVTQRAGLLDKDGKLPKAGRALVADSFAAILSSLFGTSTVVSYIESASGVEAGGRTGLTGAATAILFLLALFLTPVILAIPAAATAPALVIVGIFMFQSVAGMKLDDFVETAPVFLIIAGIPLSFSIAEGIGLGLIAYSVIRIATGRMKETSLLTHLLALIFSLHLIRAILAGLF, encoded by the coding sequence CTGCTCAACCGCCTTTACCGGCTCCCGGAGAACGGCACGACCGTCGCCCGCGAACTCTCCGCCGGCCTCACGACCTTCGCCGCGATGGCCTACATCCTCGCGGTCAACCCCGCGATCCTGGCCGCCGCCGGCATGCCCCAGGCCGCGCTCATTACGGTCACCGCGCTCACCGCGGCGGTCAGCACCCTGATCATGGGGTTCATGACCAACTACCCGCTGGCCCTCGCCCCGGGCATGGGCATCAACGCCTACTTCGCCTTCACCATCTGCCTCGGGCTCGGCGTCTCCTGGCAGTCCGCCCTCGGCCTGGTCTTCGTCAACGGCTGCATCTTCCTCGCCCTCTCCGTCACCGGCGTGCGCGAGAAGATCATCGCCGCCATCCCCCACCAGCTGAAGCTCGCCATCACCTGCGGCATCGGCCTCTTCATCGCCTTCATCGGCCTGAAGAACGGCGGCATCGTCGTGGCCAGCCCCGCCACCTTCGTCACCCACGGCGACTTCGGCACCCCGGCCGTCCTCCTCTGCTTCGGCGGCATCCTCCTCACCGCCGTCCTCGTCGCCCGCAAGGTCCCCGGCGCGATCATCCTCTCCATCCTCGCCGTCACCCTCGCCGGCCTCTTCGTCTCCAACGGACAGGGCGGCACCGTCACGACCATGCCGGGCTCGCTCTTCTCCCTGCCGTCCTCGCCGCTGCCGACGATGTTTCAGCTCAACTTCGACCTGCTGCTGCACGACTTCGGCAAGGCCCTGCCGATCATCCTCACGCTCCTGCTCGTGGACATGTTCGACAACATCGGCACCCTGATCGGTGTCACGCAGCGCGCGGGCCTGCTCGACAAGGACGGCAAGCTACCCAAGGCCGGCCGCGCCCTCGTGGCCGACTCCTTCGCCGCCATCCTCAGCTCGCTCTTCGGCACCTCCACGGTCGTCAGCTACATCGAGTCCGCCTCCGGCGTCGAGGCGGGCGGGCGCACCGGCCTCACCGGCGCCGCCACCGCGATCCTCTTCCTCCTCGCCCTGTTCCTCACCCCCGTGATCCTGGCGATCCCGGCCGCGGCCACCGCCCCGGCCCTGGTGATCGTCGGCATCTTCATGTTCCAGTCCGTCGCCGGCATGAAGCTCGACGACTTCGTCGAGACCGCCCCGGTCTTCCTCATCATCGCCGGCATCCCGCTGAGCTTCAGCATCGCCGAGGGCATCGGCCTCGGCCTCATCGCTTACAGCGTCATCCGGATCGCCACCGGCCGCATGAAGGAAACCTCCCTCCTTACGCACCTCCTCGCCCTCATCTTCAGCCTCCACCTCATCCGCGCCATCCTCGCCGGGTTGTTCTGA
- a CDS encoding 5'-methylthioadenosine/S-adenosylhomocysteine nucleosidase: MNLSFFGGPSRLILTGLLLLFTAALRAAPVDVLVQGAERPEVADILEALEDSQKIELGRFTFWTGRIGSHSVAISLTGQGLLNCTTATILGIEEFAPKLIVNQGTSGAQVPYLSLHDIIIGRRTLDYGNFITPVRAAGAGSDALTWTPLPQRLRDPATGELVAYPTGFAGDAAALAVAQRTRNPMGRVYPGIIGSAHEVNLELDRVQWSAKTFGMDVEEMESGHIAALAHAYGIRYVAFRVVSDAPYEGVPFYAMAARATALFTVSFLQNLPPLPATP, translated from the coding sequence ATGAACCTGTCCTTCTTTGGCGGGCCCTCCCGCCTGATCCTGACCGGGCTCCTCCTGCTCTTCACGGCCGCCCTCCGCGCCGCCCCCGTCGATGTCCTCGTGCAGGGCGCCGAACGTCCCGAGGTCGCCGACATCCTCGAGGCCCTCGAGGACTCACAGAAAATCGAGCTCGGCCGCTTCACCTTCTGGACCGGCCGGATCGGCTCGCACTCCGTCGCCATCTCCCTCACCGGGCAGGGCCTCCTCAACTGCACGACCGCCACGATCCTCGGCATCGAGGAGTTCGCGCCGAAGCTCATCGTCAACCAGGGCACCAGCGGCGCCCAGGTGCCCTACCTCTCGCTCCACGACATCATCATCGGCCGGCGCACGCTCGACTACGGCAACTTCATCACGCCCGTCCGCGCGGCCGGCGCCGGCAGCGACGCCCTCACCTGGACGCCCTTGCCCCAGCGCCTCCGCGATCCCGCCACCGGTGAGCTCGTCGCCTATCCCACGGGCTTCGCGGGCGACGCCGCCGCGCTCGCCGTCGCCCAACGCACGCGCAATCCCATGGGCCGCGTCTACCCCGGCATCATCGGCTCGGCCCACGAGGTGAACCTCGAACTCGACCGCGTGCAGTGGTCCGCCAAGACCTTCGGCATGGACGTCGAGGAGATGGAATCCGGCCACATCGCCGCCCTCGCCCACGCCTACGGTATCCGCTACGTCGCCTTCCGGGTCGTCAGCGACGCCCCCTACGAGGGCGTGCCGTTCTACGCCATGGCCGCCCGCGCCACCGCGCTTTTCACTGTCAGCTTCCTGCAAAATCTGCCTCCCTTGCCCGCCACCCCATGA
- a CDS encoding 5'-methylthioadenosine/S-adenosylhomocysteine nucleosidase, which produces MRRSFLPLFVLLVVTLRAAGADILFTAATEAELQPLLAKMTDVRTESRAGWQFWLGTLGPRRVVLTRTEGDPLNAVAATTLAIRRYAPRLVVSYGAARPHDPALQAGDVVLSREFAAFDGMVSPHRDLGTGTAPLTWHPLLHPLMTPGEEETHQAHFPADPAVLAAAQKLTAPRGRLVPGVLGSAHQVNREADRIAYLRTQWRTDTEDGESAHVAGCALLLGVPAFGLRVIDGQPGEAAALVLQLLEVLP; this is translated from the coding sequence ATGAGGCGGTCATTCCTCCCTCTCTTTGTCCTGCTGGTGGTCACCCTGCGGGCCGCCGGGGCCGACATCCTGTTCACCGCCGCCACTGAGGCGGAACTGCAGCCCCTCCTGGCCAAAATGACCGACGTCCGCACCGAGTCCCGCGCCGGCTGGCAGTTCTGGCTCGGCACTCTCGGCCCGCGCCGCGTCGTCCTCACCCGCACCGAGGGCGATCCGCTCAACGCCGTCGCCGCCACCACCCTCGCGATTCGCCGCTATGCCCCGCGCCTCGTCGTGTCCTACGGCGCCGCCCGGCCCCACGACCCGGCCCTGCAGGCCGGCGATGTCGTGCTCAGCCGCGAATTCGCCGCTTTCGACGGCATGGTCTCGCCGCACCGCGACCTCGGCACCGGCACCGCCCCCCTCACCTGGCACCCCCTGCTCCACCCGCTGATGACCCCGGGCGAAGAGGAAACCCATCAGGCCCACTTCCCCGCCGACCCCGCCGTCCTGGCCGCCGCTCAAAAGCTCACCGCCCCCCGCGGCCGCCTCGTCCCCGGCGTGCTCGGCTCCGCCCACCAGGTCAACCGCGAGGCCGACCGCATCGCCTATCTTCGCACCCAGTGGCGCACCGACACCGAGGACGGCGAATCCGCCCACGTCGCCGGCTGCGCCCTGCTCCTTGGCGTGCCCGCCTTCGGCCTGCGCGTCATCGACGGTCAGCCCGGCGAAGCCGCCGCGCTGGTGCTGCAACTCCTGGAGGTCCTCCCATGA